GTGAAGAACTGAGTTGTATTTGAATTAAATGGATTCATTAAATCTACTGCAGTGCCTGAGGCTCTTTGCAGTGACGCACTTACTAATCCTGGTGCTGATGAAAGCCGCCATGTGACGGAGAAGTTGAGTCTTCCGCCTTCTTACCAGTTGTGTCACagaggagaacaaaaaaaaaccaaatacgACATGCTGCGGGCTGTTTATTGCCGTCTAATTTGTCTGTGAAAGGGAGCGGAAGCGACAGCTTTATAATCAAAACACGTCACTGCCCCGACAGTTCCGATGATGTTCAATGTGAAATAGACGTATTAAAGTTTGATCACCACAAGTGAGATTTAACAActccactgcaacacaaaacatgttttttatgcCTTTGGGTCACGTGTCTGCTTGTTATTTATCTTTAGATTAACTGATATTGTTTCGTAGTTTGGTGGTGAAATtaccaaaattacaaaaagtttgacttttccTTCATGTATgagcaaagaaatgatttacaatgtaaatatataaaaaatatttagagCTTGGAAAATGGACTACATCTTCTCTATCTtctaccattttactctggtaccccaagggaatcGTCCCAAACAATGGAACAGTTgaggctggttattttggtacttttcccaatggaaatgcaaaaaaaacgtACCATACTGTACAAAACAGATCCGTTGCACCAGAAATGCAGCTTAAGTGAATCTAAGGCCAAGTTGGGCTCCCaacgccctctgctggactaTGTAGTAATGGCTTCTAATGGTCCGATGTGCATCGAGGCGatatcatttgaatttgaaaggGATTCTGAGGTACATTTTTGCCTCAAGTCCGTACAGATATCGGAATTTCAGATAAAAACCTTACTGTACCGCTTTAGGTTGCCAAACAATGTTGTTGTAATAGTTGTAATAATGACTTCCAGTGGTCTGATGTGCCGCTATATCTTTTCAATTTGAAAGGGTTTTCAGGTAGATTTCTGCCCCGAGTTCAAACAGATATGAGAATTTCAAATACAAACGTGTATCTTTCGTCTTTATAGGTGCTGAAATCCAAAGGTGGCAGATTGGATCGTGGGCCCGGACAGACGGGAGGACACACCAGCCACAACCTTCCCAGACACGACCACCACGCGTCCCAAAATGTCAACAACCGCGGCCACAAGCCCAAGACTGCGAGCCAAACGCCCGGTGCTCCTCGCGCAACGAAGCGTCAcgaccaccagcaccaccacagCAGCCCCAACAAGACGTGCTCTCCTCACCAGCCACCGTCACAAGAGCAGAAGAGGCCTCTCCACGCCTCCAACAACGTGAAGACTGCGAGCACGCCGCCGCCCGCTGAAACTGCCACAGAATACCTCAAAGACGGCGAGAAAGTCTACGCGGGAGCTAAGTTCAGCGAGCCGCCGTCACCCAGTGTCTTACCCAAACCGCCCAGCCACTGGGTCGGAGAGAACCGGCCTCACCACGGCCACCAGAGCCGAGAGCAAATGGCCGTTCAGTTAAAGTCGCTGCTGAAAGTTCAAGATGCGCCGTGACGGCGCCCTGGTGCACGCCTAATCTGACCCAACAGCAAGAAAAGGGAAAAGCCAACAATCAGAAAAATGATAATCCCACAAATGGAATTTGACCTTTAACACACTGCAATACCAcggagggattttttttcttttcttaatcaACATTAGTACAATTTCAACGTCACGCCAACGCGTTTGCTGCACGTGTGAACATTCCGGTGACGTCATGCTGTGTCAGGAGATATAGATGTTTACTGTTACCGATGATACAGACTTTATTCTTTTGGCATTGTGAAGaatttttgaccagtattggacacAATATACCGATGTGTATCGTATCAGCTTGTGACTGACATGCTGTGTATGTCAGTGTTTAATCAAATATTCTTCTtccggggtttttttttggtctccaACAGTAACGTGATCGGTGTTTACGTTCTGCAGAAGACGAAAAACCTGATGACGACGGCACTTTGTTAGCGTGGACACGTTTGAAGAGGCAGCCTTTGTGCGATTGACTTTTTACCAAgcgttttttaaaatatatcgtatatctgtgtgtatttttcctGAGATTTTAGTTTTGTTActcagttattatttttattattttttacttctgttatttttgttctgcttcaaaTGTCACCCTGCTAACTGAGGCACTTTGCTACGGATCCTTCAACGCAACACACAGTGGACGTTAAAGAAAGAACGCTTCTTGCGCAGttgcactgaaaaaaacaaacaaaagacgtGCGTTAAAGGGCAGGAATCCTCGAGTTGACCAGCCACTTTGATTAGGGAGAGCACTTTGGAGGGAGCTTTCCTCTTCTTTGAACGCGGGTCCTGCTGGTGGGAAATTTCGTGTCGCATCAGGGACAAATGAAGCTGCCGAGGCCGTTAAAGTCTCAATGAACGGAgtaaaacatgatgatgatgagaatgaTGTGAAAAGTCTGAACCAGCTGCTACAGAACGTCTGTAATCCAGCAACTGTAGTCATTTCTTTTACTTCACCGCACTGATGTCGGCACGTCCACATCAAACCGGAACTTTGCAGCgctttttctctgcagagctCCCCCTGCAGTTTCGGAGTGCATATTTTCTCGAGGCCACAGCAAACGTCCATTCATCCGTCCAtcgtctacctctttatcctcactgtttaATGGAGCCAGCAAACACGAGTCATGTCCATGGCGGTCGACATCCGTCTTTCACGCTTCTGTGTTCTTAAAATGGCCGACGTTTACCCGTGTGTCGTTTCCTCTGGCGACGGTCTTCTCTGCGTCTTTTTCGCCGGCTCTGACACAATGAGCGTCTAAAATCACAACTTCACTACCTTGATCTTCTCGACTGTTTATGTTTTAGTGCCGTGAAGCAAAATTCGAAAGCAAGATTCTCCTGATTCGTAAGGACTCTGCTTCACctgccctgatcttgcaaggctggtttccCGCtaagacagtagggggcagtggtgTCAGCCCCTTAATCTCctcacaacaagacatttaaccatgaCAATGACTCTGAAGATGTTACATTTAGCCTCCTTTTCACACCAAGTTGTTTTTCTATCGTTCATAAACGGGAGTTTTTCGTGTTTTATAAAAAGCGGGAGTATCGCGCATCGCTACGTCAACACATtccattctttaaaaaaataatgttcgataataaaaatgtgttaattcaGAAAACATCTTCTATTTCCCCCGTGAACGCCGCGTGCTTCCGAACTAAATTACTCGTGCCATTGTTGTCTGTCGATAAATTTGATTAGCGCTGGAATAATTTGTCGGATAAACTCTGCGAATCCTTGTAATTGTTTGCGTCATTATCcagatgtaaaatgtgttttttgtgtatttgtgttggaCAAATCACTTaagcagtaaaataataacgTTATTGATTCGCCGCGGTCGTTAAATATTACACAGATCCACTGAAGTCCCGACAGGTTTTATATGCAACATTTGAATCTGTGTGCACCAAGCATTTGTTAtagattttatatttataaataaatgtatatatttacgtggactttttttattattattgtttaatttttatttataaatgtcgataaatatcttaaatatcttttttttctctcgacTGTTGGGTTACAATTTGCAGCTACAGGAGAAAAATAAGTCGTAgtagaaaagcaaacaaacgcGCGATATTTATCGATGTTTTATCGATATTGTGCGCACaaggtagaaaaataaaaaaataaaatcacagatCTGGATTTTAGCTGCTCCGTGGTGAACGACTGCTGGTCTGACAGTTTGTTCCGGACAAATAACGATGATGCATAATGATGATGAGAttaacagggttcccacaggtccttgaagtcctggaaagtttgtgaatgtgaaaaaatagaaatgggtcattgaaagtgcttggattttgtgCAGCAACGAATTGGCCAACGCAGCGGTGTGGTGCACGCTGTCCACTGTCTTGACATGAGACTCCATGCAGAACagtgagcgagtaaagttaagcaaaGAGAGCGCaaatgcctgggaaatgaaaacaccaagatctctgtcttaccaaagacaaatgacaaactTTGACCAAGGTCCTaaaaaggacaatcacttgtccagagcATTGTTGCAGATCAATAAAAgcggacgccatcatggacaaAGACAACACTCGTCCAAGCTGTCCTCCGTCTTAAGCTGCGTCGGCACATTCTAGTTCTTAGAAAgaccttgaaaagtccttgaacttaatgtcaaccaaggtgtgggaaccttGCGTTTaagaaaatggctgctgttcTAAATCGGTacgattttgttgtttttcaggcgTATTTTAGCTTCATCTGCGTaaattatatatagttttacTTCTTTCTTGTTTTCACACATCAAGACATTGGAGCACATTCATGTTTCCGAGAGCAGTGTGGTGTGGATTTATCGCAGAATTTTCtaattatgtaacatttttttaaatatgtattctTTCATGGTGCAGGCAGCTTCTGTGACGTCGCAcataaatggaaaaaatgtaCCAATGTTGTTAAAGGAAAGAACCCctccccttttttaaaaaaacaaaaatattgcaGTGTTTTAGTTCCACTTCACTAtttggaaaaatgtttttatgaagcCTTTAATAACAAAAATCGAATTAAAATATTGGTTTTCCCCCGACgacaaagttgtttttgtgttttttttgaagagtgaggtctcaaactcgtgcCCCGTCAAAAATATTGTTATGAAATATCGTAGTATAATATTTTGATctaattttaaaatgacatcGTCCACCCTGCTCAATCAACTGTTGCCTTTTCCCCTAAATGTtgaactaattattattttaacaagtaaaacaatttattcaaatgttttacaagGATGAGAAGGAAAAAGGGGGAGGTAGAATAATTGTACTTCCTCTTTTCATCCAATAGAGGGCGTAGTAGGGTTACAAGTGGCTCAGTCTGATCCGTTGACGAGGCTTCCTGCTCAAATaaatactgcagtgttttcacatGAGCTTCATTATTGTCGTCGTTATATTTAACGATACAAATTATCTGAAATGTCCATATCCATTTTATAAGAAAGcaactggtggcccgtgggccaaaactgggcTGCCAGCATGAGTATCTGGCCCTGGCAGATGATCTAAAAAAATCTGAACTTCAATTATTTGCTCATCTTCACCCCCAAAAAATTAAACTTTCATATTTGAGTATGTCGGTGAGTTTGCCAGGATTTTTAAGTCACTCGCATGTTTTTTCTTCTATCAACGATAAACACAATAATAGAAAGTGCTTTTTGTCACGGAAGCAACAAAGATGTTTTGaatttaactttaacaaatCTCTAACAAAGCATTTACGGAATATTCTTATTCATGGAGTTTAATATATACGGAGCACCTAAAGGGACATCGAAATAAAGTATCTCGTGCTCACGAGAAAGTTtcacgtatttatagtttggcagcaacGGTATCGGAGGTGACCAGCCCCGCCTCAGCGGACACTCGCTGCGTACAGTGCGTGgggcagagcagcgttacctcggcctgtcctgatgacatcgctgtcattagatTAAGCCTCAtcacagtgttgataaatgaacaaatgaaaaattcCTGTTTCTCGCGGTGAAACAGGAAAGAGCGACAGAAATAACTGGCACGAAGAAAAAGAGTCGAAAAGTGGCGACCGCTGAGTTTGACACGCAAAGCTTCTCACAAGCACTCACAAAATAAGATACCGATGCACatgcagaggtctcaaacccggGGCTCGTGGGCCTCATGCGGCACACTGACACATTTCCTCTTCCTTGTAAATATTtttcatgataataataacagattACACGCAGTCATGACAGGGCCCTTGCTTCCTCCATGCAAGTCAgagagtgcagcagttccctgacctcactgtcTCAACAGTCTTCACTCTGAGGTCAATGTATatcaaagttatagggcacttcctgtttggtcaaaAATCGCCAAACTTCCATGGCCCGAAGTTCGCCAAACGTCTGTGGCCACATGgttttgaatccacaaaacctttcGATAGGTTTTTGCCTTTTATGTGTCTCATATaaattgacatgttttatttttggtacGACAAATGCACTAAGGCGACTTCGTTCATTTATGAATCGAGTTACAGGGCACGTCCGGTTTTCAAGTACTTGTTTCCTGTCTGCAGGCAATGGCATGCAGCAATGCTCAGGACGGGCCCCTGGTCTCACGTGTGAAGTTTCAAGCAGATCGGTCCATGTATGGCCaagttacaggccacttcctgtttttggcGAAATGGCGACTAAATTTAAATTgtccaacttcctgttgggttgaGTTTGTCAGACGTGTCAATGTATGGCAgggttatagggcacttcctgtttcgtggcgaatggtcgaaacaaacaaacttcatgttgagttgaggccgtggtTCTGGTCTACTTTTTTGTTCTGGTACCAGATACTATTTTTTAGTgcctgctccggcgaggtttCAAGCGTGCTAGTGGTAAATACTATGTGAGACTGCCGGTCGCTGACCGACCAGAGtcctgtcacaggaagagacgtcacACTCACAaatcgaactgtagatcacttaaaactacttaacagtcctaaaaacgtgggttaatctccaacaactacagaagtctggtgtaaagtcactcgtgtgtgtgtgtgtgtgtgtgtgtgtgtcgcatataaaaccaagtcaccgcagtttcactcagctgtgcagtgatgactccgcccacgttaagtaggtactttcttgtagtggagatgcaacctgaggtgagtagagccggtggaaatgcgccacaagtttcgggaaatttggTGGATCCCAATTTTGGCTTTgctttcaccttagggggcgctatagagcccttgagcgaAGCACGTGTttgggaactatgccaatattgcatttttgccagacctgacctcaGAGTTTTTATGCTCATAACCCTCTCAAAAATGATAATCACAAAGCCACAGATAGGCTGTGGCGTTTCGGcctgtgggttctctccgggttctccagcttcctcccacagtccaaaaacatgcaatgtggggattatgtaaattggacaccctaaaattgaccataggagtgagtgtgagagtgaatggttgtttgtctctatctgtgtgtgtggccctgcgatggactggtgaactgtccagggtgtaccccgcctatcgcccgatgtagctgagattggcacagcaccccccgcgaccctctggtggaggataaagcggttagatgatgactgactgacatattAACTTGCGTCACCTtaactgaaaagtaaaaaaaaacggAAGAAAAAATTGTCAGGGTGATAAAAGGAAGTCACACCTTCACAAGAAgggtcagcgtgtgtgtgtgtgtgtgtgtgaggcacaaGCTCTCAAGTGCAACGCTCCCCGTGAAGAAAAAAGACGAAGAACAAATGGCTCCAACGTCCAGAAACATTTTGTTTCTCGTGGCCCTGCTTCATGTGACGGGTAAGAGCGTTGCTTTTCCAACATTCAAATGTCCCTAATCCTTTTCTgtacttttaaaatgacttttatatCAAAAGTCTTCAAAAAGCCAGTAGTATGTGCTGCtgtagtgtttttcttcttttccagcCTTTAAGTTAagctgtatgtgtatatgtaaaaaCTCATGATTCATCATTATTTGCCATCTTTACGTCTCCTTTAATGTAATAATAACGTGTACATAACCACGTagagtgtgtgtataaatatgtatgtgagACGTATGAACCCTGTAAATGTTCAGTAGCTGTTTGAGTGAGGTTTCTCTGCGACAGTGTCCAAAAAGCTCAACCACAGCTCAAAACGCTGAcgttctccatggactttggtgttggagagtgagtggtttacaaaaagtctgtctcacagtgaactTCCTCTCCACACTTCGCCTGTTTCACACTTACAACAAACGATAAGATCAGCAGCTTTTCAGTGGTTTCCTCAACACGGTGTTCAATCCACTCACTTTATTTGAGTCTCTCATGTATCAGCTCGGTGACCTCGGTGACCTCCGATCAATCTTTATtctgttttcacaaaaaaacgGAAGTACACAATAAACAACGTCGCatcaatggaaaataaaaacttctGCATGAATTGTACTCGTTAACGATGTttctgagaaaacaacacatgtcagtgtttgtcgaTCAGGTTGAGAAGCGTTTTAGAGactcagagaaaaagaaaacattgatcaACGATAGCAGGTTTGATTGCCATCAGATCGTCTATCCCGAATTTATAACAGGTTTCTAATCAGAATTAGCtgcaactttgacgccccctggTGCCAAAACTGTGTGACACTAAGTGAAGCTTTCAGGTAACTTTTAGTCCTTATCTTGTCCACAGTGAACTCACCAAATTTGACGTTGATCGCAATGATCTGTCCGAATGCTTGTGATTGATGATTCTGTATGAAGATAAGGATTGGTCcacatttatgttatttaaatgacacaatCGTTACTCACTGAagctctgtgtgtatgttggATGATGGGATACATTCCAAATATTACGAGCCAAGAAAGTCATAAAAATCGATAACCAGCGTGAAAGTTGTGTCGTGTGTTTTTGCCACATCTGTGTAGTGACGCGAGGACCCTGTTGTTGCTTCTCTTCAGGTATCGACGCCACAGTGGACGGTTCTCGTGTTTTCGTCAAAGCTGGAGATACTGTCACGTTGTCCTGTGGCGATGTGAAAAGTACTGTGAACAGATGTGGTGGCACGACATGGCTCTTCTCAAGAGGAAACACTAGCACACAAGCACTGTTTGAAAAAAACCAGTACCACAAAGACGCCTCATCTAAATGCAACAGACTCAACGTGTTAAGCAACTGTTCTCTGGTCATAAAGACGGTCGCAGTCGGGGATGATGGTTTTTATTTCTGCAGATGGTTCAACACATCAGGAACACAAGAAGGTGGAGTTTGGACAGAATTGTCTGTTGTCAGCAGTGAGtatttacatcatttaaattattttttctttttctaaaattTGTTCTTGAAAAGATCCTGACAACTGTAATTCTTACAAAACTCCAGAGGAGGCTCTGCTGCTTCCTTGTAGGGTGAACGTGACAATAACTAAACTCGGTGCATCCATCCACTCATGCACCGTTCAGTCCAGTTACTGCCGAAGTCCGACTAAGATGGACAATCGGAGTCAGTAAGACGATTTCCACCAGCagtgctgcagtttatacgttGGCACAGTACGCCAACGccatgtttccaccgagtggaattGTTAGGTTTGGTACGGTACATAGTTTTTATGTTTCCATCAGGaatggtaccaaaataaccagcccttCCCTtgtggtaccagagtaatggtacggtatgctacgggtggagctagacccacgacagtcagctgattggtcGACAAAAAAACGGCACTCCCTTGcgacaaagcttgacgtcttctTGAGACAAAGCCAgcagaaaaaaagctgctggGTGTCCCGCACTGTTgtccactgtgttgttgttggctgTCGGCgtggccatcgggcacagcgcACGCCCCGCCTACCATGTGAAGGtgctgttctcagtcgaaacacaagcctgaccgaAGGCTTCACGGTTCCAAACTGTACCGCACTGTACCAAGATGGAAACACCtcacatgtgtatgtgcatacaTGCAGCAGTCTGCattgtgttagtccgactaagactagctccattttagtccggctaacatgttaacatgacattaagaaaaccagaTAACCATCTTCGTCCGACTAAATTCGCATGTTTAACGCGCATGCAAACGCACTGCTGAACTGACATTTTTGAAGACAAGcaaaaaatcacacaaagacaaagcgGTGGAAGAATCAGAAATATTATCAAACAGATAAAGGTGTTCTCATGTTCCATGTTCTCTAACAACGTTTCCTTCTTCTTCACGAGTGACTCAACAAAGAGATGATAAACAAATGACGGTAAAATGCTCCGTGTCATCACAGTCACACTGTGACGGGGAGTACACTGTGAACTGGCTGTCCAACAAGATGGACACCAATCAAAACAAACCCCGGGAGAGATCAGGGAAATCCTCCTGTGAACTATCTCAGATTTTTCCTCTGACTTCCACTTTTTTGTCATGTAAAGTGACTGATGTCAGAACCAAGAAAGAGTTCATCTTTAACCTCCAGCCCACACCCGAGAAGTCAGGTATGAACATTACCAGCTGTCATTCACTGGcatttctgctttcttttaACCGTTTACTGCGTTTGTCCAATTGTCCAGGTGACAAAATACCAGTCATGCaatcaaacaaagacaaatgcaaTGAAGCTGACGCGACCACGTCCACGTCCACGACCACGACCACGTCCACGACCACGACCGACCGACCGTCCCGTCACGCGACCCGACCCGCGACCATGACCGACGACCGTCACGACCACGACCACATCCCAAGAGACTGGTTGAAAGCTCTATTCTGAAGAGACTACCAAGCTGTGGCTAACGTGCTAACGTGCtaaaaaataattgttgtaTTGTCTTTCCAGACTGGTGGTGGTTGTACATCCTTGTGGCTGTAGTTGTGGTTGCAGCGGTGGCACTTTGTTGTATTGTAGTATTTGTTGTGATGAAGTGGAAGAGAACTAAAGGTAAGAACAACAAAAACGtgacactttttcatttttaaaatttgagTTTGAATAAACttccaggtttttttgttttttttcagggaaCAAAACGCAGACAAATGTTGATGATGTGAGTCAAAAAGCTGTTTAAATTTATAATCTATGCTATATTCAGAACATGAAACTTcatagacatatacatatatatatgtatatatatatacatatatatatagtttttttaatataaatatatatatatatatatatatatatatataggggtgggcaattatttcgcccaaggggccacatgagaaacaaaaaatattgttgagggccgggccaaatttgaatgaattttaatttacttttatctcttttatctaaaaaagcagtaaattgtactgttttggtgtaaatttggcagcatacaaacacacacaataaacacaattactaaccaactctattaaaaatatcaaatgactacactatataatgaatactattatactacactactgtggtgtagtgcagtgacCACAACCCTCCTGCACAGAGCGCACCTGCATGCTTACGCGTTgttattactgtatattttcttcTATAGTCCGATCCTGAGGACGGTGTGGCCTACGCCTCGATCAGCTTCACCCAGAAGAACAGTGCTAACGCCCAGGTAAACGTCCATTTTGACtcttaattatgtttttaatttaccaAGTAGCAATAATAACGTAACTGTTTTGATACTTTGAATTTAATATGGTCTATGATTTATGTGTTTCCTTCCAGGCtctgagaaaacacaaagatgatGATGCGACCTACTCTGTCGTGCAGCTGTCAACTAGCTAAACAAAAATCCACTAAGGAATTGGTTCATTGGTTTTAATTTGTTGATGATTTTCAGTCAGAATTGTGTTTCTTGGGTTCAcatctcttcctcttcactgtgttactttgttttttattatttgatatgcaataaaaaaaggttATGGTTGGTtggggttaattggacactgccCTGCAGTCCAGGGTGTAGCCCACCTTTTGCCAAATacgccagctgggattggcaccagctgcGACGGTCGTGtcgaggataaagctgtagacaatggatggatagatggagtATCCAGAAACTGTGTTTTCCCCGACCCACCTGGACCCCTGAACATCCATGTGCTCCCTCGGAAGAATCCTTTACTGACCACTTtgctattaaaaaaataataaaataaacatgtatccGAGTCTTCGTGTCTGCGTTGTTGAGTACAGTTTTAGAGTAATGCTTGATATCACCTGTATATAAACAAGCATTTAGCCATGCAGTCCGAAATTGAAGGCAAAGAAgctgtgaaataataaataataggcCTTTATCACACTTCCTGGTTCCCATTTCTGGTAAATCGCAAAGCAGAGTATTTGCAGTCCGGTTGTTACCCTAGTTACTTGACAAACTATGGCTGCCTCCTCTTGCTGGTGCTGTTGCAACATAACGGGCTGTTCAACATCCATACCACAACTttccaacaaacaaacatattctcCACGGAGGCACGTTTGTGTGCAGCTTGCACTTTGACAAAGAAAGCCTGCATGTCTCAAAAAGTGGGCAGAAGAGCTGATTTATGTGAAATTGCCGAGGGAAGACACGGGTACTTCGCCAGTCGCTTTTCAATTGGGTAAATGTGCACTTTGGAATAGGCGAAGAGGCTAATGCTAGCATCTCCATTGTGGAGAAGAGGACAAACAGCCTACAGTCGGTGAGGCTCAGGAAACCCGCTACTGACCATAACTACGCCTACGGAGTACTAACAGTCCTGGCCAACCTTTGGGAGATGACAGAGCTACGTTGTCCAGCTATAAATGGCGGTCATGTTTGTCTACTGCTTCGGCAAATTTCGAGGGTTACTTCCGGGAACCAACTGTGACGCGATAAAGGCctattctaattattattagatCAGGAGCAAAGCAGTGACGGAACCTAGTGTGactgcaaatacaacaataacaaacatgaAGTACGTGTTAATCCAGTGAGGGATGGTGCAGCAGTTTGGTTGCAGCATCAGCTGAGTGCAGGTTTGTATGTGTATGCTCTTAGCGACGCGTTCCTCCACTGTCTCATCTGGCTCAATCAGCAAGGTTCTCACTTCCGTGCCAAAGGTCTTTGTCAGTTGTTTAACCACACGCTCAGCCACTGGCCTGTACATGGTGATGCATAGCGTGTGCTTCTCTGGAAGATTAAGCACTTCCTGCGTCACCTCCACCAGTCGCGTTATGCGCCTGGCCGCAGTCCTGGGAGGTAAGCTTGATAGTATCCCAGTCAATAGAAAGACATGGTGAATTGTCATAATAAGAAACAGATGGATTTTGCTCTCCATATCATTCTGCATATCTGTCATCGATTGGGATCTTTGTGGGCTCCTTGGCTGCTGGGGTTCTTGTGTCCCCCTCACTTGTCCTTCCTCTTGTGCCTCATTTGGTTGTTGGTTTTCGAGAGTCCTCCTCTCTTCTTGGGCCTCCTGTGTCCAACTCACCTGTTTGTCCTCCTTTAGCCCCTTTGCCTGCCAGTCCTCCTCTATCCCCATCACATGCTTGTCTTCCTGTGTCTCTTTTGCTTGTTGACCCTCCTGAGGTTCCTTTGCATGTTGGGTCTCCTGTGTCTGCCAGTTCTCCCATTTCCCCCTCACTTGCTGGGCTTCCTGTGTCCTGTTTGACTGCAGGGCCTCTTGAGTCTCTTTTGGCTGCTGAGCCTCCTGTCTCCCCACTTGTTGGgtctcttctgtcctctttGCCTGCCGTGCCTCTTGGGTCCCTCTCAGCTGCCGGGCCTCCCGTGACTTTT
The sequence above is drawn from the Solea senegalensis isolate Sse05_10M linkage group LG17, IFAPA_SoseM_1, whole genome shotgun sequence genome and encodes:
- the LOC122783829 gene encoding uncharacterized protein LOC122783829 — encoded protein: MAPTSRNILFLVALLHVTGIDATVDGSRVFVKAGDTVTLSCGDVKSTVNRCGGTTWLFSRGNTSTQALFEKNQYHKDASSKCNRLNVLSNCSLVIKTVAVGDDGFYFCRWFNTSGTQEGGVWTELSVVSNWWWLYILVAVVVVAAVALCCIVVFVVMKWKRTKGNKTQTNVDDSDPEDGVAYASISFTQKNSANAQALRKHKDDDATYSVVQLSTS
- the LOC122784431 gene encoding proline-rich nuclear receptor coactivator 1-like; the protein is MLDGSLTPGDETNIGNSENNNNLMVKLLCGGDAFLTGNKARQTMLLKKGGKKLRTTTAATTQQLNHQHQKHARNTPIIRLFDHNNNTTGLTSNKAASQSGTEPAAVTQTVLSLHPLKQGARKDVLKSKGGRLDRGPGQTGGHTSHNLPRHDHHASQNVNNRGHKPKTASQTPGAPRATKRHDHQHHHSSPNKTCSPHQPPSQEQKRPLHASNNVKTASTPPPAETATEYLKDGEKVYAGAKFSEPPSPSVLPKPPSHWVGENRPHHGHQSREQMAVQLKSLLKVQDAP